A stretch of DNA from Caldalkalibacillus uzonensis:
CCTGGTGCTGTTTGGGGGTGATCCTGGTATCGGCAAATCCACATTATTGCTGCAAATGGCTGGGATCCTAAGTGAACAGGCCCAGCGTGTCTTATATGTGTCGGGAGAGGAATCCCTCAAACAAATCAAAATGCGTGCCGACCGGCTGGAAATTGGGGCTGATGATCTTTTTATTTTGACTGAGACCCAGATTGATGAGATTGAGAAGCATATTAATCAGGTAGAGCCTCAAGTGGTGGTCCTCGATTCCATTCAAACCGTCTACCATCCTGATGTCACCTCCACACCTGGCAGTGTGGCTCAAGTGCGGGAATGTACAGCCGCTTTAATGCGGATCGCCAAAATTAAGGGGATTGCCGTATTCTTGGTTGGACATGTTACTAAGGAAGGGGCTATTGCCGGGCCCAAAATTTTGGAGCATATGGTTGATGCAGTGATTTACTTTGAAGGAGAACGGCATCATACGTATCGTATTTTGCGGGCCGTCAAAAACCGCTTTGGCTCGACCAATGAAATCGGCATTTTTGATATGCATGAGTCAGGACTGCGTGAAGTGGTCAACCCTTCTGAAATGTTTTTGGAGGAACGTGCCCATGGAGCGGCTGGTTCCATTGTGGTGGCCAGCATGGAAGGAACGCGCCCCGTTCTTGTTGAATTACAAGCTTTAGTGACACCGACCAGTTTTGGCACGCCGAGACGAACGGCAACCGGGGTTGATCATCTGCGTCTTGCGCTGATGCTGGCTGTTTTAGAAAAGCGGGTTGGCCTTTTGCTGCAAAATCAGGATGCTTACATCAATGTGGCTGGTGGTGTGAAGTTAAATGAACCGGCTCTGGACTTGGGCATGGCCATCAGCCTTGCCTCCAGCTTTCGGGACAAACCTACCAGTCCCTATGATGTGGTCATCGGCGAAGTGGGTTTGACCGGGGAAGTCAGAGGTGTATCCCGCATTGAGCAGCGCTTGGCGGAGGCGCGGAAGTTAGGGTTTAAGCGGGCCATTATACCGTCTAAAAATACAGTGGGATGGGAGTTGCCCAGTGGCATTGAAGTGATCGGTGTACAGTCGGTTAAAGAGGCCATAGAGGTTGTACTAGAGGGGGAGACGATATGACAGAGAAAGAAAAGCATGATCAAACAGCAGCCGTCTTAAAGCTTGTGGCGCCTGGAACTCCTTTGAGAGAAGGGTTGGAGAACGTGCTGCGGGCCAAAACAGGCGCCCTGATTGTCATCGGCTACAGCAAAGAGATGATGAACATGGTGGATGGCGGCTTTTCAATCAACTGTGAATTTACGCCGGCCAACCTGTACGAACTGGCCAAAATGGATGGCGCCATTATTCTCAGTCAGGACGCCAAGCGCATTTTATTTGCCAACACCCAGCTTGTCCCTGATTCGTCTATTCCTTCCCGTGAAACCGGTATACGCCACCGCACGGCAGAACGGGTGGCCAAACAGACGGGGCATTTGGTCATTTCCATCTCTCAGCGACGCAATGTGATCACCTTATACCAGGGCAATTTCCGCTATGCTTTACGGGATATCGGCGTCATTTTAACCAAAGCCAATCAAGCGATTCAAACATTGGAGAAATATAAAGCTGTCCTGGACCAGGCTCTGACCAATTTGAGCGCTCTGGAATTTGAAGAGCTGGTTACCTTGCATGAAGTGGCCATGGT
This window harbors:
- the radA gene encoding DNA repair protein RadA; the encoded protein is MAKKKTTFVCQECSYESPKWMGRCPGCNTWNSMVEERIDSVPWAAGKGPSSREKKASPVPVTQIKAVEAPRLPTGVGEFDRVLGGGVVPGSLVLFGGDPGIGKSTLLLQMAGILSEQAQRVLYVSGEESLKQIKMRADRLEIGADDLFILTETQIDEIEKHINQVEPQVVVLDSIQTVYHPDVTSTPGSVAQVRECTAALMRIAKIKGIAVFLVGHVTKEGAIAGPKILEHMVDAVIYFEGERHHTYRILRAVKNRFGSTNEIGIFDMHESGLREVVNPSEMFLEERAHGAAGSIVVASMEGTRPVLVELQALVTPTSFGTPRRTATGVDHLRLALMLAVLEKRVGLLLQNQDAYINVAGGVKLNEPALDLGMAISLASSFRDKPTSPYDVVIGEVGLTGEVRGVSRIEQRLAEARKLGFKRAIIPSKNTVGWELPSGIEVIGVQSVKEAIEVVLEGETI
- the disA gene encoding DNA integrity scanning diadenylate cyclase DisA, giving the protein MTEKEKHDQTAAVLKLVAPGTPLREGLENVLRAKTGALIVIGYSKEMMNMVDGGFSINCEFTPANLYELAKMDGAIILSQDAKRILFANTQLVPDSSIPSRETGIRHRTAERVAKQTGHLVISISQRRNVITLYQGNFRYALRDIGVILTKANQAIQTLEKYKAVLDQALTNLSALEFEELVTLHEVAMVIHRIEMVLRIKAEINRYIHELGTEGRLISMQLAELVSNVEEETYLLLKDYCRNQDEDPARILSELKKLSSDELLENNMIVRLLGYSPNVNAQEEPVSPRGYRILHKIPRLPSAIVHNLVDKFEELPQVMMASIEELDEVDGVGEVRARTIKEGLLRIQEQMFIDRHI